The Halichoerus grypus chromosome 14, mHalGry1.hap1.1, whole genome shotgun sequence genomic interval tttagaaaatcatatAGGAGAGAATCTTTCTCACTGTGGGTGGGGAAAAACATAAGAACAAAATCACTTAGCCATGTaggaaaaatttgataaatttgactGCATTAAAATTCACAATTTCTAGATGTTAAAGGATTATATAAAGACTATGAAAAGACAGGTCACAGAATAGCAGGTCACAGAATCTATTTGCAGTGCGTGTAAGCAAGGTAAAACTGGGACCTACAATCATAAAGTGCTTCTGCAAGTCTGAGGAAAAAGGCAGGTAGCTTAGTgaaaaattgggcaaaagacTTAATCAGAACCTTCCCCCAAAAGGAAATTTAGTTACCCAGCAAACATGGGAAGAAGTATTTAATCTGATTAGTTTTGAGAGAAATATGAAGACGGTATCATATTACCACTCTACATTTATGAAATTGGCAGAGAATAAGAACTCTGACCACATTGAGGGGTGGGGAGCATTCAAGACCTGCATCCACTGGTTATGGAAATGTAAACTAGAGCAACTGCTTTCGAAAATGGTGGGCTTCATATGGTAAGTGTAAACAAGCCAAacgcccatcaacagatgagtgcagaagtaaaatacatttatttgatgGAGTGTTACACATCAGAGATAATGTACTAACTTAAAAACTACAGCAAAATCATGGGGGAATCTTGCACACAATATTGaacaaaagagcaaaacaaaaatgattgCAGCAAGCTATAGGATTCAATTTTTATAAAGCAGCTGGTAAAATTAAATTGTATGTTTTTAGGGATGTATGCTCAGTCTGTAAACTAAAGAAAAGTCAGGAAAGTATTGCTGTGAATTTTACAAGTGATGGGATGTGTAAGCATGAAGAGTCTTGCTCCAGAAACAATACGTGGGTCTTACCTGATGGGGTCCTGCTCTGCTCTTGGATGTGGATGGTCACTCCAAAGATGTTCATTCTATGTCCTATTTTAAACTGCACAGAGGAAGTTTATGGTTTCAGAGAGTTTGACGGTTACGAGATAAACAATGGGAGATAATACTTGCTACAAATATCTGTCACCGAGGGTTTGCTTCAATAAATAAAGGATCCAGGACTTGTCTCTTCAGTACAGCGGCCCGTGCTGAACTCAGGCAGTCcgtttctccccctttttttccttcaaagcacTCGTTTTCTAATACACTGTATATCAAGTATGTATTACATTTTGTTTACTGTCTGCCTGTTTGGACTGGAGCAAATGCTTTCTGAGaaggggtgggttttttttgtttttttactgttttgCTCACTGGCTCATCTCCTGGTATGTAATTTGGCATTCAGATAGGCTTACGTTATTGAACTTCTAAGAATTGCGAATATAAAGTCAGACAATTCATTAGAAAGAAAGGACAAACGGTGTAAGAATGgctaataaacatgaaaaatacgTAACATTATTGGCGGTCTCAGGAATGCAAATTCAGACCACAGTACAATGATTTTGGACTCATTCCATTACCAAGAATAATTAAGAGATAATGCAAGAGAAATGTCCACAGGCAGGCAGTGGTGTAAATTGGCACAATTACTGGGAAAAGTTTTAGCGTATTCATAAAGTTGAGCATGCGCATTCCCTATGACAGCTATCCATTCCAGGTTTATTCTCCAGAAGGACTTGAATATGTTTAGCAGAAGACATGAATCGGATTTTCCATGGCATCAAGACTTCTAAAAGTACAAACCTAGAAATAACttccatatttatttatgaaaaaacttAAAGGTATTTTCAGACAGTGGACCATTATATAGCCATAATGTGCAATGTGGATGGATCTAAGAAACCTGGCATGAAGAAGCACATTCCAAAAATCTACATAAAGGAAGATATCGTATTAATAATACTTGGACACAGTAAAaactaaatgtgtgtgtatgtgtgtgtgtgttctaccaagaagaatattctttcttacttttcctAGTCTGGAATGTAATATATGATATTTTGTAATTACATTGTGATTGACACTAATGCTTTTTAGAGGAAAGGTATTCCATATTGGATGCAAATGCCCTAGTCAGATTTCTGTGACTTGTGAGTTAACCGGTATACATTGGCAGTACGTCTGAGCTGATGTGTCACAGAGAGGACTAGGTAGCTCCAGGCACACTGTATTTCAAGGACCCTTCTCTGTATCCTGGAGGGGTGCAAGGAAAATCAGAGAATCTGTGTTCTGTTTTAGATAAAGGAAAGCAAAACTgcacaaaatatatttcatagcATTTAAAATACCAtcagttaaaagataaaatagagggcgtctgggtggctcagtcgttaagcgtctgccttcggctcaggttgtgattccagggtcctgggatcgagccccgcatcgggctccctgctccgcgggaagcctgcttctccctctcctactccccctgcttgtgtttgctctctcgctatgtctctctctgtcaaataaataaaaatctttaaaaaataaaataaaataaaatagatctgGCTAGGAAAGAGAAAACGGATGTGATATCAATTTTAAGATGCACTGTGATTGCAATGATAGtaatttacttgaaaaaaattgtGTCCCCATATATGTAACTGCTCTTCATGTATCCATTGTTCATATGAATGGAGTAGGCGTAATTGCTTTCAGATTTAAAGTAAATGGTGCTTAATTGCAATGATAGTAATTTACTTGAAAAAATTGTGTCCCCATATATGTAACTGCTCTTCATGTATCCATTGTTCATATGAATGGAGTAGGCGTAATTGCTTTCAGATTTAAAGTAAATGGTGCTTAAATTCATGGAGAGATGtaagaaggcatttttttttaacttgagggAATAGTCTTGCCCTGAAGATTATGTAGAATTTgagctaaaaaagaaataatatagggCAAGATTTTTTTGGAATGACTCATTTAAGGGGTGTCAAATAGTCTGGCCAGACTATACCCCAAAAATATGGTGGACTTATGTAATGCTAGCTTAAACAGCTAATGTTCCAGAATTGGTGTAAAACGTTGTTTTCCAGAGGACTCTTATCTGATGGAACCTGGGGCAGTGGTTTTAGGGACCACGTTAAATTTCCAGCATAGGCCTGATATTGTTGCTGGAATGTGGGTAGCCACTGCGTAACAGCAGTCAAGCATACCAAAGATAAAAGTAAAGGCTTTTCtgttaaatgaatataaagaatATCTAAAGTTTCTAGACGCAGGATGAAACATAGTCCTTAAGGTTCTAGAAGCCAGTAGAAACTATGTATGTTGACCCATAGATGGAATGCTGACTTACGGATTACTTGGGGATGGATTTGTTGCAAGACAGTAGGCATGATAGAAAACTTATAATGTGATGGTCAGGAGAGTATTGTTACTGAACAACCCTGGTACAATATACCAAGGCCCCAGAGCCAACATAGAGCAGGGGACTCAGCCAAGGCTGAGAGATGGCTCTTCTCATTAGTGCATTTCATTGCCTGTGAATAACAACCAAGAGAGTTTGAGCTTGAGGTATAGGCCTGTTTTTTCAACTGGAAGGAAATTgtgctattttaaatgtatttggtGTTGATGTgtaaacggggggggggggggaagaaagcgTCAAATAGAAACATGGAGACTAATGAGTTTCCTGCGCTGTAATCTGTATTTGGCAGTGTGAGAACATAGACCCGGATATTCATCCCTGATCCTACCCTCTCTCTATGTATACCTTGAAAGCCTTACCCACTGATAGTCCTGTCCATACTTACTGCCCGTAATCTTTGTTGAATTTATCTTATTCTTAGATGTTTCCAGTTCCCGAACTCATTGTACCTTCCTGTACTTCCTTTCTATGTAATtttgaaaatcacattttttaaatgtcatatgtACGTATGTATTCATTGccggtttgttttcttttttttttccactccagcaatttcttttcaaatgaaaCCAATGTAGGGGATATATCCTTCAAATTAATCAATCTTGTGTGATAGGACTAGAACCAAAGAGTCAAAATACATAACAGACTATACAAATATGGGCTCCTTCCCATAAGAAATGGGTCTTAAGACTCataaggtatttttaattttctcatttttagaagaCTGCCAACATGATAACCTCGTAGAGAAGAGCCAAGAAATCCAAGAAACACATTTGTGGCAAGTTTCATTTGCTCCTTTTCAGAGAACTGACACAGGAGGGCAAAGTTTCAACCAGGAGTCACGCTTAAGAGTAAACCAGGGAAATCACGCAGACGTGACACCCTTTGAATGTGGACAAAACTTCAGCCATAATTCAACTCACACAACAGAGAAATTCTGTGATCATAATATATGCAGGGGAACCCTCCGCCCCCAGTCGCCTGCAGCGTATGAGTGTATGTCAGAGGACTCACACGAGGTTGAAACCCTGTGAGTGTAGTGAATGTGGAAAATCCTTCCGTAAAAAATTGTGCCTCCTTATGCACCAGAGAATTCACACGggagaaaccttacaaatgtaaCGAACGTGGGAAGGATTTCAGCCACAAGTCAGGCCTACGGAAACATGAGATAACTCACACAAGGGAGAGACCTTATGAGTGTGTTGAATGTGGGAAAACTTTCAGCCAGAAGTTAGGCCTGAGACTACATCAGAGAACTCATACaggtgagaaaccctatgaatgtagtGAATGTGGAAAAACATTTGTCCAGCAGTCAGCTCTCAGAACACATCAGACCATTCACAAAGGGGAGAAGCCTTATGAATataatgaatgtgggaaaacctTTGCCCAGAATTCAACCCTCAAAAAACACCAGACAATTCACACAAGGGAGAAGtcctatgaatgtaaggaatgtgaaAAAGCCTTCAACCAGAAGTCAAGCCTAGGAATGCACCAGAGAATTCACACGGGAGAAACCATACGAATGTAATGAGCGTGGGAAGGCTTTCAGTCAGAAATCAAGCCTAGGAAAACACCAGAGAACtcacacaggggagaagccctatgaatgtaatgaatgtgggaaggcTTTCACTGCAAAGTCAGGCCTAAGAGTACATCAAAGGgttcacacaggagagaaaccctatgagtgtaatgaatgtgggaaagctttcagcAAGAAATCTAGCTTAAGGTTACACCAGAAAACTTACACAGGGGaaaaaaccctatgaatgtaatgagTGTGGCACTTTACTTCACCTATAAATCAATCCTCAGAGGACTTCAGGAAACTCATAAAAGGGAAAAACTCTCTAAATATACAAATGTGAGAAAGCTTTTAGTGAGAAATCTGGCTTAAGGTTACACCAGAGAACTCCTGCAGGAGTTCTGTGAACGTAATGAGCATGGCAGAGCGTTCGCCTATAGATCAGTCCTCAGAGGACATCGGGGAACTCATAAAGGGGAAGATCTGTATTAATGGGATAAatgtgggaaagctctcagtcgTAAATCAGGCTTAAGAAACCCTCAGGGGATTCACACAGTGAAAAGgaaccctatgaatgtaaggaatatGGAAAAACTTAGATCTTGAAGTCAAACCTCAGAGATCACAGACAGGAAAGCCTTATGTGAACATACTGAGCAAAGGAAATCATTGATTGCAAATCCAATACGCAAGAGAACTATAGCTGTTCTGTGTTACAGACTTCAGACTGTTTTCCTGTAAGTTTTCCAGGGCCGGCCATTTGCATGAATATTTGCCCAGCTTggcctgcccctgctcatgtatGTGTACGCCTGGCCCCACAAAACCTCTGACATGTGTTTGCTAATACAAGAATGCTTTTTGAGACCTTCCAGAGAGTATGTGTAAACATCAGCCCTCcctggatcccagaaccccgatAGAGAACCAGGAGTTCAGTGGGTCCGTGCAAACCTGTAGTCCCAGGTTGGAATCCTGACTTAGCTACCTCCTGGGCCAGTGATCTCCTCTCCCTGAGTCTCCGTtccctcatttgtgaaatgtaaCAGCCGCTCCCGCCTTGCGTGGTTGTGGTAAGGATTAAGGTGCACGTGGTGGAAACAAAGCAATGTCAGTTCCCTTCTGTGTTCAGATAATGCACACCTCCCAAGAGATGCTTACGGATAAAATTAGGGGAAAGAAGAGGCAGGAGTGTGGAGATGACAGCAACtcgaagggaaagggagagatctGAAGGAGGGATGGCATCTGAGCGAGAGAATCCCTGCAGTGCTCTGAGCTCCTGGCTCCTTGGCCCTTTTCCAGGACGGTCCAGGTATCGCCCCCTGGTGTTCACAGATGCAGGCTCGGGGCCACAGCAACCGTCTTGAGATGTGTGTCGACTGGAAATGGGCGAAAGTGGGAGTTCTGTTGCCAGAGCACATTTGGGGACCCTAAGGATTTGGGTGAAGTCTGGGTTTCTCGACCAAGCCTTCCTAGCAGTTTCTTTATAATCCTTAAAATATGTAAAGGCTAActacattatttgatttttacttAAAGCAACTCATAGTTTGATTTACAAATgcatttctctttaaaagaaaagtttgtATTAGTAACACTAAATGAAACCAGTTTGTAACTTGCCATCTATAGaaactaactgaaaaaaaaatgtacaaaaacagAACAGCAATTTAAAACTTGTGAATGTATGATCtaatcaggttttttttgttatgttatgttagtcaccatccaGTACTTCATTGGCCTTTGATGTAGTGTCCcgtgattcattatttgcgtataacacccagtgctcattaaaaaTCATCTCTGACATTAGAAAAATGACTTGAAGGAACCTCCTACGTGGAGGAAAGACTATCAGCTCTTGGGGTCTTTCAGTCACTAAAATATCTCACTGTCTCAAGGTTCAAAGGGCTGACGTGGCCTAAGCTAATTTCCATAAGGTGGAAGGAAGGATGCGGCTCAAACCAGTTGTGGTGGAGGCACAAAAAATTGAAGTGTACAGTTTCTAGATTACAGGAATGATCACAAGCAAAGAACTATTGCAGATCAGCAGTCATTCACTTATCAAAGCAAGTGATTTTCCCATGTTTAGAAGTGGAGTTTGGGATACCTAGTTTGTTTGGAATGGCCTCAGCACCATTTCAGAAAGTTCCCAGTCTGAGGAAAACATGCTCATGGTTGGTTTTAGGGGCCCAAATATGGCACCTGGCTCCGGGTCCCCCTGCCATGTTATGGACAAATCAAgttctgaggaagaagaaaggtgTAATTCTTTCACACAGTCTCGTCCTTTCCGTTCCCAGCACCAGAGTTGTAGTTCAGACTCTTCTTTCTAAGACACTGAAATGTTGCACATGAAGAGATAATGTGGGAAACATGCCACGTTGTGGAGTATGATGGAATGTGTATCTATGAACCCACCCCCTAACAGGAGTAACAGTATTGGTCATGATGGTGTATCCACGGTATACTTACCCTACGGACTAATTCCAGATTGTgtgcactcgtgtgtgtgtgcatgtgcatgtatgtgtgtcagcgatttgccttttaaaaaatagcattatgAATTTTGAATCTGTAAACAGTAATTGTTTGGTTCTACTGATTTCGAGATTAATTAGAATGGTCATATGTCCTGCGTTTTTTGATTCAATGTTATGTACATATTTACATACgtaaattcaaatatataattatataattacatacgTAAATTCAGTGTTATGTACATATTTACATACgtaaattcaaatatataattatataattacatgcGTAAATTCAATGTTATGTGCATATTTACATACgtaaattcaaatatataattatataattacatacgTAAATTCAATGTTACgtacatatttacatacatatgtacatacgtACATTCGTACATATCGATTTATATGGTTGTGCTTCATTCAGTTTCATTTATGTATAGcttcatattaaaatgtattcattcgTGGTTTTGCCCAGGTATTTTGGAATagagaaatgtatttctaaattctAACTtcttgaaggaagagaaaaaagaaatggaaaggttGGGTTGCAGTCTTATGCCAGGATGTTGATAGGAAACTTTCTGACTCAGTTTACCTGGGCTGCAGGATCTCAGCTGAAACTGTCCCATAGTCTAAAAGATGGTGTACAGTTACCAAGCAAGACTTGCAAAGAAGTGTCCAAAAGCTACTCTGTGACTGATAAGTTCAGAAAACATGATTGGGTAGTTATGAAGTGTTTTCTTCTTGATATTTgttggtaactttttaaaattttttactaagGTAAagtatgcataacataaaatttgccattttaattatttttgaagtatCTTTTCAGTGGCgttaaatacattcacagtgttgtgcaaccatttaccaccattcatctccagaactttcttcatcttcccaaatTGA includes:
- the LOC118530557 gene encoding zinc finger protein 33B-like isoform X4 — encoded protein: MLEIYSHLVSMDCSIMLYLKSHHHTQGYCYTKPEVILRLDQAEDPCLLEKEFLIRRSSEDCQHDNLVEKSQEIQETHLWQVSFAPFQRTDTGGQSFNQESRLRVNQGNHADVTPFECGQNFSHNSTHTTEKFCDHNICRGTLRPQSPAAYECMSEDSHEVETL
- the LOC118530557 gene encoding zinc finger protein 782-like isoform X1, with product MNTSPVSVSFKDVTVESTQEEGQKIGRTQRTLYREVMLEIYSHLVSMDCSIMLYLKSHHHTQGYCYTKPEVILRLDQAEDPCLLEKEFLIRRSSEDCQHDNLVEKSQEIQETHLWQVSFAPFQRTDTGGQSFNQESRLRVNQGNHADVTPFECGQNFSHNSTHTTEKFCDHNICRGTLRPQSPAAYECMSEDSHEVETL
- the LOC118530557 gene encoding zinc finger protein 782-like isoform X3; the encoded protein is MNTSPVSVSFKDVTVESTQEEGQKIGRTQRTLYREVMLEIYSHLVSMGYCYTKPEVILRLDQAEDPCLLEKEFLIRRSSEDCQHDNLVEKSQEIQETHLWQVSFAPFQRTDTGGQSFNQESRLRVNQGNHADVTPFECGQNFSHNSTHTTEKFCDHNICRGTLRPQSPAAYECMSEDSHEVETL
- the LOC118530557 gene encoding zinc finger protein 33B-like isoform X2, which translates into the protein MNTSPDVTVESTQEEGQKIGRTQRTLYREVMLEIYSHLVSMDCSIMLYLKSHHHTQGYCYTKPEVILRLDQAEDPCLLEKEFLIRRSSEDCQHDNLVEKSQEIQETHLWQVSFAPFQRTDTGGQSFNQESRLRVNQGNHADVTPFECGQNFSHNSTHTTEKFCDHNICRGTLRPQSPAAYECMSEDSHEVETL